One Anaerobacillus alkaliphilus DNA window includes the following coding sequences:
- the leuS gene encoding leucine--tRNA ligase: MSFSHQDIEKKWQTYWENNKTFKTGEDETKEKFYALDMFPFPSGAGLHVGHPEGYTATDILSRMKRMQGYNVLHPMGWDAFGLPAEQYALDTGNDPAEFTNKNIDTFRRQIKSLGFSYDWDREVSTIDPDYYKWTQWIFLKLYEKDLAYIDEVAVNWCPALGTVLANEEVIDGKSERGGHPVERRPMKQWMLKITAYADRLLDDLEELDWSESIKDMQRNWIGRSEGAEIHFEIEGHDKTFTVFTTRPDTLFGATYAVLAPEHKLVDQIVNAEQKEAVEEYRKQISMKSDLERTELSKEKTGVFTGAYAINPANGEKLPIWIADYVLVTYGTGAIMAVPAHDERDYEFARAFELPIIEVVAGGNVEEEAYTGDGTLVNSDFLNGLTKKEAIGKMIAWLEEEKKGNSKVTFRLRDWLFSRQRYWGEPIPIIHWEDGTMSAVPEEELPLLLPKMDQIRPSATGESPLANNQEWLNVLDPVSGKKGRRETNTMPNWAGSCWYYLRYIDPKNPEALADPEKLKQWLPVDIYIGGAEHAVLHLLYARFWHKFLYDLGIVSTKEPFQKLYNQGMILGENNEKMSKSKGNVVNPDDIVSSHGADTLRLYEMFMGPLDASIAWSENGLDGARRFLDRIWRLLVTEEGQLSPIITETEGTEAFQRLYHQTVKKVTEDYAGLRFNVAISQLMVFINEGYKQQQLPKALVEGFVKLLAPVAPHIAEELWEKLGHNETLAYAAWPTFDESMLVENEVEVVVQVNGKLKGKLLMPNNSSREEMEELAKNDAKIKEELEGKTIRKVVVVPNKLVNIVAN, encoded by the coding sequence ATGTCATTTTCACATCAAGATATAGAGAAAAAGTGGCAAACGTATTGGGAAAACAACAAAACATTTAAAACAGGTGAAGACGAGACCAAAGAGAAGTTTTACGCATTAGATATGTTTCCATTCCCATCAGGGGCGGGGCTTCATGTTGGTCACCCTGAAGGTTATACAGCAACAGACATCCTTTCAAGAATGAAACGTATGCAAGGCTATAATGTGCTTCACCCAATGGGGTGGGATGCATTCGGTTTACCAGCTGAGCAATACGCACTTGATACGGGGAACGATCCGGCTGAATTTACAAATAAGAATATTGATACGTTCCGTCGACAAATCAAATCACTAGGTTTCTCTTACGATTGGGATCGTGAAGTAAGTACGATTGACCCAGATTACTACAAATGGACGCAATGGATTTTTCTAAAATTGTATGAGAAGGATCTTGCTTATATTGATGAAGTTGCGGTTAACTGGTGCCCTGCTTTAGGAACAGTTTTAGCAAACGAAGAAGTGATTGATGGAAAAAGTGAGCGTGGTGGACACCCAGTTGAACGCCGCCCGATGAAGCAATGGATGCTAAAAATTACAGCTTACGCTGACCGTTTATTAGACGATCTTGAAGAACTTGATTGGTCTGAGAGCATTAAGGATATGCAACGTAACTGGATTGGTCGCTCTGAAGGAGCAGAAATTCATTTTGAGATTGAAGGCCATGACAAAACGTTTACAGTCTTTACAACACGTCCTGACACGTTATTTGGTGCTACTTATGCAGTATTAGCTCCCGAGCATAAACTTGTCGATCAAATTGTGAATGCTGAACAAAAAGAAGCGGTTGAAGAATACCGCAAGCAAATCTCGATGAAAAGTGATTTAGAACGTACAGAACTTTCGAAAGAGAAAACAGGTGTTTTCACAGGTGCCTATGCCATTAACCCTGCTAATGGTGAAAAACTACCGATCTGGATTGCTGATTATGTATTAGTAACATACGGAACAGGAGCTATTATGGCAGTTCCAGCACACGATGAGCGAGACTATGAGTTTGCTCGTGCCTTTGAGCTACCGATTATTGAAGTAGTAGCTGGTGGGAATGTAGAGGAAGAAGCATATACAGGTGATGGCACACTTGTGAACTCTGACTTCCTGAATGGGTTAACGAAAAAAGAAGCAATTGGGAAGATGATTGCTTGGTTAGAAGAAGAGAAGAAAGGTAATAGCAAAGTAACTTTCCGTCTGCGCGATTGGTTATTTAGTCGTCAACGCTATTGGGGGGAACCTATTCCAATCATTCACTGGGAAGATGGTACTATGTCAGCTGTTCCAGAAGAAGAGCTTCCATTACTTTTACCTAAGATGGACCAAATCAGACCATCTGCTACTGGTGAATCACCGCTAGCTAACAACCAGGAATGGTTGAATGTCCTTGATCCTGTTTCAGGAAAAAAAGGTAGACGCGAAACAAATACGATGCCAAACTGGGCAGGTAGTTGCTGGTATTACCTACGATATATTGATCCAAAGAATCCAGAAGCATTGGCAGATCCAGAAAAATTAAAGCAATGGTTGCCAGTAGACATTTACATTGGTGGAGCAGAACATGCAGTTCTTCACTTGTTATATGCTCGCTTCTGGCACAAGTTCCTATATGATTTAGGGATTGTTTCAACAAAAGAACCATTCCAAAAACTATACAACCAGGGCATGATTTTAGGTGAAAACAATGAAAAAATGAGTAAATCTAAAGGGAATGTTGTCAACCCTGATGATATCGTATCAAGCCACGGAGCGGATACACTTCGTTTATACGAAATGTTTATGGGTCCATTGGACGCTTCGATTGCCTGGAGCGAAAATGGATTAGATGGAGCCCGTCGTTTCTTAGACCGAATTTGGCGTTTACTAGTAACTGAGGAGGGGCAACTAAGCCCAATCATTACTGAGACGGAGGGAACCGAGGCGTTCCAACGCTTATATCATCAAACAGTCAAAAAGGTAACTGAGGATTATGCAGGGTTACGCTTTAATGTGGCAATCTCACAACTAATGGTATTTATTAACGAGGGCTACAAGCAACAGCAATTACCAAAAGCACTTGTTGAAGGCTTTGTAAAGTTACTAGCACCAGTTGCACCGCACATTGCCGAAGAGCTTTGGGAAAAGTTAGGCCATAACGAAACGTTGGCATATGCTGCTTGGCCAACTTTTGATGAGAGTATGCTTGTAGAAAATGAAGTTGAAGTAGTTGTTCAAGTGAACGGCAAGTTGAAAGGCAAGCTATTAATGCCTAACAACTCTAGTCGCGAAGAAATGGAAGAGCTAGCGAAAAATGATGCAAAAATTAAAGAAGAACTTGAAGGGAAAACGATTCGTAAAGTCGTTGTCGTACCAAATAAGTTAGTGAATATCGTCGCGAATTAA
- a CDS encoding MDR family MFS transporter, protein MPKALWLLVIAMVINVTGASFLWPLNTIYIHQELGKSLSVAGLVLMANAGAGIVGNLLGGRLFDRIGGYKTILLGITITMVSAFTLAFYHTWIYYVVLMVGLGFGSGITYPSMYAMAGSVWPAGGRKAFNAIYVAQNLGVAVGAALAGLVASFRFDYVFFANGFMYIIFFLIAFFGFRNIKVDPSETVQTNIFEQGLAVENKARFKALLILCIGFIICWIAYVQWQSTISVHTQALGISLTQYSIIWTVNGALIVLGQPIISLMIKKWFHTLKGQIYFGLAIFMVAFFVVAQAEVFLVFVVAMIILTIGEMFVWPAIPTIANQLAPKGKVGFYQGVVNSVATAGRMVGPFLGGVVVDLFGMQALFYGLMMFFMVGFISTYLYDRHLVGTAVHKEANAS, encoded by the coding sequence ATGCCTAAAGCGTTATGGTTACTAGTCATCGCAATGGTGATAAACGTAACAGGCGCTTCTTTTTTGTGGCCACTTAACACGATCTATATTCATCAAGAGTTGGGGAAATCACTGAGTGTTGCCGGTCTTGTTTTAATGGCAAATGCAGGAGCAGGAATTGTTGGTAATTTGCTTGGTGGACGACTTTTTGATCGAATTGGTGGGTACAAAACCATTCTATTGGGAATAACCATTACAATGGTTAGCGCATTTACGTTAGCATTTTATCACACTTGGATTTATTATGTTGTATTAATGGTTGGCTTAGGTTTTGGATCAGGGATCACCTACCCGTCTATGTATGCGATGGCCGGTTCAGTTTGGCCTGCAGGAGGTAGAAAAGCCTTTAACGCCATCTATGTTGCTCAGAACCTCGGTGTTGCTGTTGGAGCAGCGCTAGCAGGTCTTGTAGCTTCGTTTCGGTTTGATTATGTATTTTTTGCAAACGGATTTATGTATATTATCTTCTTCTTAATTGCTTTCTTTGGTTTTAGAAATATTAAGGTAGATCCGTCAGAAACAGTACAAACGAATATTTTTGAACAAGGGTTAGCAGTGGAGAACAAAGCAAGATTTAAGGCTTTATTAATTTTATGTATCGGCTTTATTATTTGCTGGATTGCGTATGTTCAATGGCAATCAACGATCTCTGTTCACACACAAGCGTTAGGTATTAGCTTAACTCAATATAGCATTATCTGGACTGTGAATGGTGCCTTAATCGTACTTGGTCAGCCAATCATCTCTCTAATGATCAAAAAATGGTTCCATACATTAAAGGGGCAGATTTATTTTGGTCTTGCTATTTTTATGGTCGCATTTTTCGTCGTGGCTCAAGCAGAAGTTTTTCTAGTTTTTGTTGTTGCGATGATCATATTAACGATTGGGGAAATGTTTGTCTGGCCAGCGATACCAACAATCGCTAACCAGTTAGCCCCTAAAGGAAAAGTAGGGTTCTATCAGGGTGTTGTAAATAGTGTAGCTACTGCTGGTAGAATGGTTGGACCATTTTTGGGTGGTGTAGTGGTTGATTTGTTTGGAATGCAAGCATTATTCTATGGATTAATGATGTTTTTCATGGTGGGTTTTATCTCTACTTACCTGTACGATCGTCATCTAGTAGGTACAGCAGTTCACAAAGAAGCAAATGCAAGTTAA
- the ltaE gene encoding low-specificity L-threonine aldolase, protein MIDLRSDTITRPTQKMREAMYKAEVGDDVYGEDPTINQLETLAAEMLGKEAALFVTSGTQGNQIAVLTHCRQGDEIILDEDSHIVYYEGGAISAFAGVQPRTIKSNAGMIDPEKLRLAIRTNDIHFPDTTLICLENTHNRGGGAVIPPSHMKELFAIAQEHNVPIHLDGARLFNAAVALGEPLTAFTQYTTTVQVCLSKGLGAPVGSILAGSKEFIDKARKWRKRLGGGLRQAGILGAAGLIALTEMIDRLAVDHDHAKRLAEGISKHPLLEVVNSVDTNIVLVDITRTGKDSAQFIEELKEVGILAVGFGPTTVRFTTHYDLSSEQIEQAIDKVVSL, encoded by the coding sequence ATGATTGATTTACGAAGTGATACAATTACAAGACCAACGCAAAAAATGCGTGAGGCTATGTATAAAGCAGAAGTTGGCGATGATGTATATGGAGAAGATCCAACCATTAATCAATTGGAAACATTAGCGGCAGAAATGTTAGGAAAAGAAGCTGCCTTGTTTGTAACAAGTGGAACTCAAGGAAATCAAATTGCTGTGCTTACTCATTGTAGACAAGGGGACGAAATCATTTTAGACGAAGACTCGCACATTGTTTATTATGAAGGTGGTGCCATTTCCGCGTTTGCAGGTGTCCAACCCCGTACAATTAAGTCAAATGCCGGAATGATTGATCCTGAAAAACTTAGACTAGCGATTCGGACAAATGATATTCATTTTCCTGATACAACGCTTATTTGCTTAGAAAATACCCATAACCGTGGAGGTGGGGCTGTCATACCACCTAGCCATATGAAAGAATTATTTGCCATTGCACAAGAACATAATGTTCCAATCCACCTAGACGGTGCACGTCTCTTCAATGCAGCTGTTGCCTTAGGTGAACCGTTAACAGCTTTTACCCAATACACAACAACGGTTCAAGTTTGCTTATCAAAAGGGCTAGGTGCTCCAGTTGGTTCTATTTTAGCAGGATCAAAAGAATTTATTGATAAAGCTCGTAAGTGGCGAAAACGATTGGGCGGTGGGTTGAGGCAAGCTGGAATATTAGGGGCGGCTGGCTTGATCGCTTTAACAGAGATGATAGATCGTTTAGCTGTAGATCACGATCATGCAAAACGTCTAGCAGAAGGAATTAGCAAACATCCACTATTAGAGGTTGTTAATAGTGTCGACACGAACATTGTTTTAGTTGATATAACGAGAACAGGAAAAGACTCTGCTCAGTTTATTGAAGAATTAAAAGAAGTAGGAATACTTGCTGTAGGTTTTGGTCCGACAACTGTTCGGTTTACCACACATTATGATTTAAGTAGTGAACAAATTGAGCAAGCTATAGATAAGGTTGTAAGTCTGTAG
- a CDS encoding TIGR01212 family radical SAM protein (This family includes YhcC from E. coli K-12, an uncharacterized radical SAM protein.), with protein sequence MNKLNEQIPIMFGEKRYHSWSFHLRQQFGQKIFKVPLDAGFDCPNRDGKVASGGCTFCSERGSGDFAGDRKDDLVTQFNTIKAKMHEKWPNGKYLGYFQAYTNTYAPVEQLREMYEVILEQEGVVGLSIATRPDCLPDDVVEYLGELNKRTYLWVELGLQTVHQRTADLINRAHDYQTYVEGVEKLRKHNIRICSHIINGLPLENYDMMMETAKEVAKLDVQGIKIHLLHLLKKTPMVKQYEKGMLEFMSAQDYIKLVCDQLEVLPPDMIVHRLTGDGPADLMIGPMWSLNKWEVLNGIEAELKNRNSWQGKHYQRG encoded by the coding sequence ATGAATAAGTTAAATGAACAAATCCCAATTATGTTTGGTGAGAAAAGATACCATTCGTGGAGCTTTCATCTGCGCCAGCAGTTTGGGCAGAAAATATTTAAAGTTCCGCTAGATGCAGGTTTTGATTGTCCAAATCGAGATGGAAAGGTTGCTAGTGGCGGCTGTACATTCTGTAGTGAACGAGGCTCAGGTGATTTTGCTGGTGACAGAAAAGATGACCTTGTAACACAATTTAACACCATTAAAGCTAAGATGCACGAAAAGTGGCCTAATGGTAAATATTTAGGTTATTTTCAAGCATATACCAATACCTATGCACCTGTAGAACAGTTAAGAGAAATGTACGAAGTTATTTTAGAGCAAGAAGGTGTCGTAGGTTTGTCAATTGCTACTAGACCTGATTGCTTACCAGATGACGTCGTAGAATATTTAGGCGAGCTAAACAAAAGAACTTATCTTTGGGTGGAATTAGGATTACAAACTGTTCACCAACGAACTGCTGATTTAATTAATAGAGCCCACGACTATCAAACATATGTTGAGGGAGTAGAAAAACTAAGAAAACATAACATTCGAATTTGCTCCCATATTATCAATGGTTTGCCATTAGAGAATTATGACATGATGATGGAAACAGCGAAAGAAGTTGCAAAATTAGATGTTCAAGGGATTAAAATACACCTACTTCATCTACTTAAGAAAACTCCAATGGTAAAACAGTATGAAAAAGGGATGCTCGAGTTTATGAGTGCACAAGACTATATTAAATTGGTTTGTGATCAGTTAGAAGTTCTTCCGCCCGACATGATCGTCCACCGTTTAACGGGTGATGGTCCTGCAGATTTAATGATTGGACCAATGTGGAGTTTAAACAAATGGGAAGTACTGAACGGAATAGAGGCTGAATTGAAAAACAGAAACAGCTGGCAAGGTAAGCACTATCAAAGGGGGTAA
- a CDS encoding class I SAM-dependent methyltransferase, whose product MKVLGILPFARQLLTNAVSLGDSVIDGTAGNGHDTLFLAQLVGKTGHVFAFDIQEQAILSTKERLETNDALSQVTLYQQGHEAVKELLPTSSRGNIAGAIFNLGYLPGGDKAIVTKPDTTLLAITDIFSMLKKGGIIVLVIYYGHEEGKLEKDEVLNFVSKIDQTEAHVLSYQFLNQKNNPPFIVAIEKR is encoded by the coding sequence TTGAAGGTCTTAGGAATTCTCCCTTTTGCTAGACAACTCCTGACAAATGCCGTTTCTCTAGGTGACTCTGTTATCGACGGAACGGCAGGAAACGGTCATGATACGTTATTTCTAGCTCAACTCGTAGGAAAAACGGGTCACGTGTTTGCGTTTGACATCCAGGAACAAGCTATTCTAAGTACAAAAGAACGTCTAGAAACTAACGATGCTCTCTCTCAAGTAACTCTATACCAACAAGGTCACGAAGCAGTTAAAGAGCTATTACCTACATCATCTAGAGGTAATATTGCCGGTGCCATCTTTAACCTTGGCTACCTTCCTGGTGGAGACAAAGCGATTGTGACCAAACCTGATACAACTTTACTTGCTATTACCGATATTTTTTCTATGCTTAAAAAAGGTGGAATCATCGTATTAGTTATTTACTATGGTCATGAAGAAGGAAAATTAGAAAAAGACGAAGTGTTAAACTTTGTTAGTAAGATCGATCAAACGGAAGCCCATGTCTTAAGTTATCAATTTTTAAATCAAAAGAATAATCCACCTTTTATCGTTGCGATTGAAAAACGATAA
- a CDS encoding YjcZ family sporulation protein — protein sequence MFGPVTGAAAGTAAGFAAAPFAGPAAPLAGAAAGAAYGAATPTYGAGFGAAPMHGAGFGAGPMHGAGYGAAPVTGCGYGAMPVAPAAPMHGGGRGFALIVVLFILLVIIGTAWVTPTV from the coding sequence ATGTTTGGACCGGTAACTGGTGCAGCTGCAGGTACAGCAGCTGGCTTTGCTGCAGCTCCATTTGCAGGCCCTGCAGCTCCTTTAGCGGGTGCGGCAGCGGGCGCAGCTTATGGTGCGGCAACGCCTACGTACGGCGCTGGCTTTGGAGCAGCTCCTATGCACGGCGCTGGATTCGGAGCAGGCCCTATGCACGGCGCAGGCTATGGTGCGGCTCCTGTAACAGGATGTGGATACGGTGCAATGCCTGTAGCTCCTGCAGCTCCTATGCATGGAGGCGGACGTGGCTTTGCGTTAATCGTTGTATTGTTTATTTTGTTGGTGATCATTGGAACGGCTTGGGTAACACCAACAGTTTAA
- the speD gene encoding adenosylmethionine decarboxylase, translating to MKLTPEQRITLHGFNNLTKSLSFNMYDVCYTRTKEEREAYIEYIDEQYSAERLTHILNTVSDIIGAHVLNIAQQDYVPQGASVTMLISEEPVVEVPTSQFEESPGPLPDNVVMQLDKSHITVHTYPEYHPDEGISTFRADVDVSTCGEISPLKALNYLIHSFETDVMTIDYRVRGFTRDISGHKLFIDHEINSIQNYIPDDVKNLFDMIDVNVYQENIFHTKCKLKEFDLDNYLFGYKKDKLAREEAEEITQKLTMEMDEIFYGKNMYN from the coding sequence ATGAAACTTACACCAGAGCAGAGAATTACCTTGCATGGGTTCAATAATTTAACAAAATCACTAAGCTTCAATATGTATGATGTTTGCTATACTAGGACAAAAGAAGAGCGTGAAGCTTACATAGAGTATATTGATGAGCAATACAGTGCAGAAAGGTTGACTCATATACTAAACACCGTTTCTGATATTATTGGTGCACATGTGTTAAATATTGCGCAACAGGACTATGTTCCTCAAGGAGCAAGTGTGACAATGCTTATTTCCGAGGAACCGGTAGTAGAAGTACCAACAAGTCAGTTTGAGGAATCACCTGGTCCGCTCCCAGATAATGTTGTTATGCAATTAGATAAAAGTCATATAACGGTTCATACGTATCCAGAATACCACCCTGATGAAGGAATAAGTACGTTTAGAGCAGATGTTGATGTTTCCACATGTGGAGAGATTTCACCATTAAAAGCACTGAATTATTTAATCCATTCTTTTGAAACAGATGTGATGACAATTGATTACCGTGTTCGTGGTTTTACGAGAGATATTAGTGGCCATAAGCTGTTTATTGATCATGAAATAAATTCAATCCAAAATTACATTCCGGATGATGTGAAAAACCTGTTTGATATGATTGATGTAAATGTTTATCAAGAGAATATCTTTCATACTAAATGTAAATTAAAAGAATTTGATTTAGATAATTATCTGTTTGGATATAAAAAAGACAAATTAGCTAGAGAAGAAGCTGAAGAAATTACACAGAAGCTTACAATGGAAATGGATGAGATCTTTTACGGTAAAAATATGTATAATTAA
- a CDS encoding tetraprenyl-beta-curcumene synthase family protein produces MSIPKQPLTLMTKIYKDVLPRVHQNLNYWKQKADDIPDPELRKQALASIETKTFHCEGGSIYGLLAKADIDKTIEFIVAYQTISDYLDNLCDRSTSLDPRDFRTLHNSMLHALTANAPLENYYRYREEQNDGGYLQELVRTCQQVLQSLPSYENIGEQIIELAEYYCDLQVHKHVKVDERVPRLENWFNTHRNQLPPMSWYEFSACSGSTLGIFCLVAYATSEGFTREEAQKVKESYFPWVQGLHILLDYFIDQEEDRQGGDLNFCFYYDDEQHLIERLEHFAKKADLSIQSMPHQSFHYFINKGLLAIYLADEKVRKQRNVRELAKRLIRIGGGSTMFFYINGWLYRRLKK; encoded by the coding sequence TTGAGTATACCAAAGCAACCTTTGACGTTAATGACGAAAATTTACAAAGACGTATTGCCGCGAGTTCACCAAAATCTAAATTATTGGAAACAAAAGGCGGATGATATCCCTGATCCAGAATTACGAAAACAAGCCTTAGCAAGTATTGAAACAAAAACCTTTCATTGTGAGGGTGGGAGTATCTACGGATTGTTAGCTAAAGCAGATATTGATAAAACCATTGAGTTTATCGTTGCTTATCAAACAATTAGTGATTACTTAGATAATTTATGTGACAGGAGCACATCTCTTGATCCTAGAGATTTTCGTACTTTACATAATTCGATGCTACACGCACTTACAGCAAATGCTCCTTTAGAAAATTATTACCGCTATCGTGAAGAACAAAACGATGGCGGCTATTTACAGGAGTTGGTACGAACATGTCAGCAAGTACTTCAGAGTTTACCATCATATGAGAATATAGGTGAACAGATTATCGAGCTTGCGGAATATTACTGTGACCTTCAAGTACATAAACATGTGAAAGTGGACGAACGTGTACCCAGACTAGAAAACTGGTTTAATACCCATAGAAACCAACTACCTCCAATGAGTTGGTATGAGTTCTCAGCGTGTTCAGGCTCTACATTAGGTATATTTTGTTTAGTCGCCTATGCTACAAGCGAAGGTTTTACAAGAGAAGAAGCTCAAAAGGTCAAGGAAAGTTACTTTCCTTGGGTTCAAGGCCTGCATATTTTACTCGACTATTTCATCGATCAAGAAGAAGATCGACAAGGTGGAGATTTGAATTTTTGCTTTTACTATGATGATGAACAGCATTTAATTGAAAGGCTAGAGCATTTTGCTAAAAAAGCAGATTTAAGTATTCAGAGTATGCCACACCAATCATTCCATTATTTTATTAATAAAGGTTTATTAGCGATTTACTTAGCCGATGAAAAGGTACGGAAACAAAGAAACGTGAGAGAACTAGCTAAACGATTAATTCGCATTGGTGGAGGTTCAACAATGTTTTTCTATATCAATGGTTGGCTTTATCGAAGGTTAAAAAAATAG
- a CDS encoding alpha/beta hydrolase: protein MWVWESKDAKAVFVLVHGANEHHVRYQWLVQKLINEGFHVVMGDLPGQGRKPKARGHVESFQEYIDTIEEWYKRAQEFHLPIFLLGHSMGGLAVIQTMLQKKLDVNAIILSSPCLGLVNPPSKFLQYSAIPLNKFIPKLRLATNLAQVTRCEEMLKRDESDIHMVKKVSIRWFMELKTAMANSHRDVHNFPNVPLAVLQGGDDLIVDKSAVLDWFHNVPLTDKYYKEFPGLYHEVFNEPEKETVFEIAKGFMESHL from the coding sequence ATGTGGGTTTGGGAGAGTAAAGACGCAAAAGCGGTATTTGTGTTAGTTCATGGAGCAAATGAACATCATGTTCGTTATCAATGGTTAGTCCAGAAGTTAATCAACGAAGGATTTCATGTTGTCATGGGAGATTTACCAGGTCAGGGGAGAAAGCCAAAAGCAAGAGGGCATGTAGAGAGCTTTCAAGAGTATATTGATACGATAGAAGAGTGGTATAAACGTGCACAGGAATTTCACTTACCAATCTTTCTTCTAGGCCATAGTATGGGCGGTTTAGCCGTCATACAGACTATGCTTCAAAAAAAACTAGACGTTAATGCAATTATTCTATCTTCACCATGTCTAGGTTTAGTCAATCCACCATCTAAGTTTTTGCAGTATAGTGCTATTCCCCTTAATAAATTCATTCCGAAACTACGTTTGGCAACTAACCTTGCACAAGTAACACGATGTGAAGAGATGCTAAAGAGAGATGAGTCAGATATTCATATGGTGAAAAAGGTTTCAATCCGCTGGTTTATGGAATTAAAAACTGCAATGGCCAATAGTCACCGTGATGTTCATAACTTTCCCAATGTTCCACTTGCAGTCCTTCAAGGGGGAGATGATTTAATTGTCGACAAGTCTGCTGTACTAGATTGGTTTCATAATGTCCCATTAACCGATAAATATTATAAAGAATTTCCAGGTTTGTATCACGAAGTATTTAATGAGCCAGAGAAGGAAACAGTGTTTGAGATAGCAAAAGGGTTTATGGAGTCACATCTATAA
- a CDS encoding gamma carbonic anhydrase family protein, producing the protein MIYPYKGKLPEIDETAFIADFVTVTGDVKIGAHSSIWFNTVIRGDVSPTLIGDRVNVQDNCTLHQSPQYPLIIEDDVTVGHQVLLHSCCIRKNALIGMGSIILDGAEIGEGAFIGAGSLVPQGKKIPPNTLAFGRPAKVIRELTENDLNDMARIRREYVEKGQYYKSLQDEEK; encoded by the coding sequence ATGATCTATCCTTATAAAGGAAAATTACCGGAAATTGACGAAACTGCATTTATTGCCGATTTCGTTACAGTGACAGGTGATGTAAAAATAGGGGCACACTCAAGCATATGGTTTAACACAGTTATTCGTGGTGACGTATCTCCAACTTTAATTGGAGACCGTGTAAATGTCCAAGACAATTGTACACTCCATCAAAGCCCACAATATCCATTAATAATTGAAGACGATGTGACTGTTGGCCACCAAGTACTTTTACACAGTTGTTGCATTCGTAAAAATGCATTAATAGGGATGGGCTCGATTATTCTTGACGGAGCTGAAATTGGTGAGGGTGCGTTTATCGGAGCAGGTAGCCTTGTTCCTCAGGGGAAAAAAATTCCTCCTAATACGTTAGCATTTGGTCGCCCTGCCAAAGTCATAAGAGAACTAACTGAGAATGATCTTAATGATATGGCAAGAATACGCCGTGAGTATGTAGAAAAAGGTCAATATTATAAAAGTTTGCAAGATGAAGAGAAGTGA